Proteins encoded in a region of the Pigmentiphaga litoralis genome:
- a CDS encoding LysR family transcriptional regulator has translation MQSLTPESLQMIDAIARHGSFAKAARELGKVPSAVTYSVRRLEDDLDVLLFDRSGHRAQLTRAGTELLREGRHLLNAFDALAHRVKRIATGWEVELRIAVNAILCEDPLFDLVEDFHALGTGTRLRFSTEVLQGNWDALLSGRADLAIGTDADGAPAEGFHSRVIGQMPFVFCMAPHHPLASMEDPLDPAVIERHTAVAVADTSRRLPVMSKGLLSVQHTLTVSTLQAKLQAQLRGLGCGYLPEPMAAPYLSQGRLVARQVDGVPLNERVLYAWRAPAEGLALQWFLQRLESPRLRAALLTPLHAQAPAGKVLP, from the coding sequence ATGCAGTCCTTGACCCCCGAATCCCTGCAGATGATCGACGCGATCGCGCGCCACGGCAGTTTTGCCAAGGCGGCGCGCGAGCTGGGCAAGGTGCCATCCGCCGTGACCTATTCGGTGCGCCGCCTGGAAGACGACCTGGACGTGCTGCTGTTCGACCGGTCGGGCCACCGCGCGCAGCTGACCCGCGCCGGGACCGAATTGCTGCGGGAAGGCCGGCATCTGCTCAATGCCTTCGACGCCCTTGCCCACCGGGTCAAACGGATCGCGACCGGATGGGAAGTCGAGCTGCGCATCGCGGTCAATGCCATTCTGTGCGAAGACCCGCTGTTCGACCTGGTGGAAGACTTTCATGCGCTGGGCACCGGCACCCGGCTGCGCTTCTCGACCGAGGTGCTCCAAGGCAATTGGGACGCCCTGCTCAGCGGACGGGCGGACCTGGCAATAGGCACCGACGCCGATGGCGCCCCGGCTGAAGGTTTTCATTCGCGGGTGATCGGCCAGATGCCGTTCGTGTTCTGCATGGCGCCGCACCATCCGCTGGCCAGCATGGAAGACCCGCTGGACCCGGCCGTGATCGAACGGCATACGGCCGTGGCCGTCGCCGACACATCGCGCCGCCTGCCGGTCATGTCCAAGGGCCTGCTGTCGGTGCAGCACACCCTGACCGTCTCGACCCTGCAGGCCAAGCTGCAGGCACAGCTGCGCGGCCTGGGATGCGGCTACCTGCCCGAGCCGATGGCGGCGCCCTACCTGTCGCAAGGCCGGCTGGTGGCGCGCCAGGTCGACGGTGTGCCGCTGAACGAACGGGTGCTGTACGCCTGGCGCGCGCCGGCGGAAGGCCTGGCCCTGCAGTGGTTCCTGCAACGGCTGGAATCGCCCCGCTTGCGGGCGGCCCTGTTGACGCCGCTGCATGCGCAGGCGCCGGCCGGCAAGGTGCTGCCATGA
- a CDS encoding L-dopachrome tautomerase-related protein, with product MLRYPFSRVQARRSPDVDVTSIGSSAGAAQLEVVATFEHQVTGITVTPDNRFFVNFPRWTEDAPVSVAELLPDGSLRPYPDEEWNSWRNARRDDMTPNDHWVCVQSVVADPHGDSLWVIDPGAPAQAQVVPDAPKLVKIDLASDQVVQNIAFDETIAPQGSYLNDIRLSPDRKTAYLTDSGAHGAIVVVDLETGTARRVLDGHPSTQIDTTVQVKSDGKPLLMTDGRGVVFSSDGIALSPDGGHLYWQAVKGKTIYRVPTPALLDPQASDDAVGQQVEKVVEHGPADGLHIDAQGRLYITAVEDNAVSILEDGEVRPWAQAPDFRWPDTLAEGPDGTMYVTDSRIPDMSWFDPDQPIALPTRLLKFRKPA from the coding sequence ATGCTTCGTTATCCCTTTTCCCGTGTTCAGGCGCGCCGGTCCCCCGACGTGGACGTCACATCGATTGGTTCGTCGGCCGGCGCGGCCCAACTGGAAGTCGTCGCCACCTTCGAGCATCAGGTCACCGGTATTACCGTCACGCCCGACAACCGGTTCTTCGTTAACTTCCCGCGCTGGACCGAAGACGCGCCCGTGTCGGTTGCCGAGCTGCTGCCCGACGGTTCGCTGCGTCCCTATCCCGACGAGGAATGGAACAGCTGGCGCAATGCCAGGCGCGACGACATGACGCCAAACGATCACTGGGTCTGCGTGCAGTCGGTCGTGGCGGATCCGCATGGCGACAGCCTGTGGGTCATCGACCCTGGCGCGCCCGCGCAGGCGCAGGTGGTGCCCGATGCGCCCAAGCTGGTGAAGATCGACCTGGCGTCCGACCAGGTCGTGCAGAATATTGCGTTCGACGAGACCATCGCGCCGCAGGGCAGCTATCTGAATGACATCCGGCTGAGTCCGGACCGCAAGACGGCCTACCTGACCGACTCCGGCGCCCACGGCGCCATCGTGGTGGTCGACCTGGAGACCGGGACGGCGCGGCGCGTGCTTGATGGCCACCCCAGCACCCAGATCGACACCACGGTGCAGGTCAAGTCCGACGGCAAACCGCTGCTGATGACCGACGGCCGCGGCGTCGTGTTCTCGTCCGACGGCATTGCCCTGTCTCCCGATGGCGGGCATCTGTACTGGCAGGCCGTCAAGGGCAAGACCATTTACCGGGTCCCGACCCCGGCCTTGCTGGACCCGCAGGCCAGCGACGACGCCGTCGGCCAGCAGGTGGAAAAGGTGGTGGAACATGGTCCGGCCGACGGCCTGCATATCGATGCCCAGGGCCGGCTGTACATCACGGCCGTCGAAGACAATGCCGTATCCATCCTGGAAGACGGCGAAGTGCGCCCATGGGCCCAGGCACCCGATTTCCGCTGGCCCGACACCCTGGCCGAGGGACCGGACGGCACGATGTACGTGACCGACTCCCGCATCCCGGACATGAGCTGGTTCGACCCGGACCAGCCGATCGCGCTGCCCACGCGCTTGCTCAAGTTCCGCAAGCCGGCGTGA
- a CDS encoding thiamine pyrophosphate-binding protein — MPDTNKITVGAAIAAFLENCGVKAAFGVISIHNMPILDAFGERGNIRFVMARGEAGATNMADAYARTVGGLGVTVTSTGTAAGNASGAMVEALTAGTPLLHLTGQIDSPYLDQNLGFIHEAHNQLDMLNAVSKAAFRIRTPETAIGVLKRAVQIAMTAPTGPVSIEIPIDVQQALIDMPADLNPLPIVSAVPSEAALDELADRLSKATRPLLWLGGGARQAGEQVRRLARLGFGVVTSTQGRGVLPENDPAIIGSFTASKPVEALYQTADAMLVVGSRLRSNETLKYALRLPKTLYRIDADPQADGRGYRSDYFVTGDSTLALKGLADRLEGKLKVDAKLADDVQRARQDSLKQLMDDVGPYATLIQKLQARIDADCEGTDFNWVRDVTLSNSMWGNRLPNLADSKSGVHALGGGIGQGLAMGIGAAIGSAVTSGNKTVMLAGDGGFILNLGELATAVQEDADVVMILMNDQAYGVIKNIQDAVYGGRKHYVQLHTPDYALLSQSINLPHTRVSDLADLDAALEKGFTTEGPFLIEIDMLSVGGFKATFAGPPSKVPADKAKA; from the coding sequence ATGCCTGATACCAATAAAATTACCGTGGGCGCAGCCATTGCCGCCTTTCTCGAAAACTGTGGTGTCAAGGCGGCCTTCGGTGTCATCTCGATCCACAACATGCCGATCCTGGATGCCTTTGGCGAACGCGGCAACATCCGTTTCGTGATGGCGCGCGGCGAAGCCGGCGCGACCAACATGGCCGATGCCTATGCGCGCACGGTCGGTGGCCTGGGCGTCACGGTCACCAGCACCGGCACCGCCGCCGGCAATGCGTCGGGCGCCATGGTCGAAGCCCTGACCGCCGGCACGCCGCTGCTGCACCTGACCGGTCAGATCGACAGCCCGTACCTGGACCAGAACCTGGGCTTCATCCACGAAGCGCACAACCAGCTCGACATGCTGAACGCCGTGTCCAAGGCCGCTTTCCGCATCCGCACGCCCGAAACCGCGATCGGTGTCCTGAAACGCGCCGTGCAGATCGCCATGACCGCGCCGACCGGCCCCGTCAGCATCGAAATCCCGATTGACGTGCAGCAGGCCCTGATCGACATGCCTGCCGACCTGAACCCGCTGCCTATCGTCAGCGCCGTGCCCTCCGAAGCCGCGCTGGACGAACTGGCCGACCGCCTGTCCAAGGCTACCCGTCCGCTGCTGTGGCTGGGCGGTGGTGCACGCCAGGCCGGTGAACAGGTGCGCCGTCTGGCCCGCCTGGGCTTCGGCGTCGTGACCAGTACGCAGGGCCGCGGCGTCCTGCCGGAAAACGATCCGGCGATCATCGGTTCGTTCACGGCGTCCAAGCCGGTCGAAGCGCTGTACCAGACCGCCGACGCCATGCTGGTGGTGGGCTCGCGCCTGCGCAGCAACGAAACGCTCAAGTACGCCCTGAGGCTGCCCAAGACCCTGTACCGCATTGACGCGGATCCGCAGGCTGACGGCCGCGGCTATCGCAGCGATTACTTCGTGACGGGTGATTCGACCCTGGCATTGAAAGGCCTGGCCGACCGCCTGGAAGGCAAGCTGAAGGTTGACGCCAAGCTGGCCGACGACGTGCAGCGCGCACGCCAGGATTCGCTCAAGCAACTGATGGACGACGTCGGCCCCTACGCCACGCTGATCCAGAAGCTGCAGGCCCGCATCGACGCCGACTGCGAGGGCACGGATTTCAACTGGGTGCGCGACGTGACCCTGTCGAACAGCATGTGGGGCAACCGCCTGCCTAACCTGGCGGATTCCAAGTCCGGCGTGCACGCCCTGGGCGGCGGCATTGGCCAGGGCCTGGCCATGGGTATCGGCGCAGCCATCGGCTCGGCGGTCACCTCGGGCAACAAGACGGTCATGCTGGCCGGTGACGGCGGCTTCATCCTGAACCTGGGCGAACTCGCCACCGCGGTGCAGGAAGATGCCGACGTGGTCATGATCCTGATGAACGACCAGGCCTACGGCGTGATCAAGAACATCCAGGACGCCGTGTACGGTGGCCGCAAGCACTATGTGCAGCTGCACACCCCTGACTACGCATTGCTGTCGCAGTCGATCAACCTGCCACACACCCGCGTCAGCGACCTGGCCGATCTGGACGCCGCGCTGGAAAAGGGCTTCACGACCGAAGGCCCGTTCCTGATCGAAATCGACATGCTGTCGGTGGGTGGCTTCAAGGCCACGTTCGCCGGTCCGCCGTCCAAAGTTCCTGCCGACAAGGCAAAGGCGTAA
- the gluQRS gene encoding tRNA glutamyl-Q(34) synthetase GluQRS — protein MSRRPYIGRFAPSPSGPLHQGSLVAALASYLDARAHGGQWLLRMEDLDTPRVVPGAADRICQQLQGFGLHWDGPILVQSARNAVYREAFDRLTHAGHIYGCGCTRKEIADSVLRRDGRLPDGEIPYPGTCAQGLPPGRHARAWRVRVPPGVIHFEDRWVGPQQQDVAADVGDFVLLRADGLWAYQLAVVVDDAAQHVTDVVRGADLLASTPRQRVLQRLLGLPEPRMMHVPVVTNADGQKLSKQTGATALDPARALDGLREAGHHLELGDIVRTEVAGWLTEATRVWAARWVDGA, from the coding sequence ATGAGCCGCCGACCCTACATCGGTCGGTTCGCGCCCAGCCCCAGCGGCCCCTTGCACCAGGGGTCCCTGGTGGCCGCCCTGGCCAGTTACCTGGACGCGCGCGCGCACGGCGGCCAGTGGCTGCTGCGGATGGAAGACCTGGATACGCCCCGGGTCGTGCCCGGGGCGGCCGACCGCATCTGCCAGCAATTGCAAGGCTTCGGCCTGCACTGGGATGGCCCCATCCTGGTCCAGTCGGCCCGCAACGCCGTCTACCGCGAGGCGTTCGACCGCCTGACACACGCCGGCCACATCTACGGCTGCGGCTGCACGCGCAAGGAAATCGCCGATTCGGTATTGCGGCGCGACGGCCGCCTGCCCGACGGCGAAATCCCCTACCCCGGCACCTGCGCCCAGGGCCTGCCGCCGGGCCGCCATGCCCGGGCCTGGCGCGTGCGCGTACCACCGGGTGTCATCCACTTCGAGGACCGCTGGGTCGGCCCCCAGCAGCAAGACGTGGCCGCCGACGTGGGCGACTTTGTCCTGCTGCGGGCGGACGGCTTGTGGGCCTATCAATTGGCCGTGGTGGTGGACGACGCGGCGCAGCACGTGACCGACGTGGTGCGCGGCGCGGACTTGCTGGCGTCAACGCCCCGCCAGCGCGTACTGCAGCGGCTGCTGGGCCTGCCCGAGCCGCGCATGATGCATGTGCCCGTCGTGACCAACGCCGATGGGCAAAAGCTGTCCAAGCAAACGGGCGCGACCGCACTGGACCCGGCCCGTGCGCTCGACGGCTTGCGTGAAGCCGGACACCACCTGGAACTGGGAGACATCGTCCGCACGGAGGTGGCGGGATGGCTGACGGAAGCCACCCGGGTGTGGGCCGCCCGATGGGTCGACGGCGCCTGA
- a CDS encoding pirin family protein has protein sequence MITLRRSEERGQANHGWLKSAHTFSFAGYYDPAHMGFGPLRVINDDFIAAGRGFGTHGHRNMEIITYVLDGAVAHKDSMGNGSTIRPGDVQRMSAGTGVQHSEFNPDAANATHLLQIWIEPNEVDGQPAYEEKNFPAEEKRGRLRLVASPDAADGSVGIRQDARLFVGLFDGQESATLPLGAGRKAWVHVAQGQATVNGKALNAGDALALEDEAEVSIAKGTGAEVLVFDLP, from the coding sequence ATGATTACCCTTCGTCGCAGTGAAGAACGCGGTCAGGCCAACCACGGCTGGCTCAAGAGCGCCCACACCTTTTCGTTCGCCGGCTATTACGATCCGGCGCACATGGGCTTCGGGCCGCTGCGCGTGATCAACGACGACTTCATTGCCGCCGGCCGGGGCTTTGGCACCCACGGTCACCGCAATATGGAAATCATTACCTATGTGCTGGACGGCGCGGTAGCGCACAAGGACAGCATGGGCAACGGGTCGACCATCCGTCCGGGTGACGTGCAGCGCATGAGCGCCGGCACGGGTGTGCAGCATTCGGAATTCAATCCCGATGCCGCCAACGCGACCCACCTGCTGCAGATCTGGATCGAACCGAACGAAGTCGACGGCCAGCCCGCCTATGAAGAAAAGAACTTCCCGGCCGAAGAAAAGCGGGGCCGCCTGCGCCTGGTGGCCTCGCCCGACGCGGCAGACGGCTCGGTCGGCATCCGGCAGGACGCCCGCCTGTTCGTCGGTCTGTTCGACGGGCAGGAAAGCGCGACCTTGCCCCTGGGCGCCGGCCGCAAGGCCTGGGTACATGTTGCGCAAGGTCAGGCCACCGTCAACGGCAAGGCCTTGAATGCAGGGGATGCGCTGGCGCTGGAAGACGAGGCGGAAGTCTCGATTGCCAAGGGGACGGGGGCGGAAGTGCTGGTGTTCGATCTGCCCTGA
- a CDS encoding IclR family transcriptional regulator, which yields MPRPDAQDKYLVPGLERGLRVLCEVGKGELNLTAPELARRLQVPRTTVFRLLSTLEHLGFVARTDSRREFGLGMSVLRLGFEYLSSLALTQHGLPVLEALRDECDYSCHLVVRDGAHIVYVAKVASERPLASSVNVGTRLPAHATALGRVLLQDMDIDALRQLFPVHPLPAHSPSTPTSVDALAAMLELDRARGHVYSEGFFEPGISTVAAAVRDGNGQIVAALGVTIPQTRIDADALRVLVQRAHRAAGDLSARLAADAGADMTSSSSRISSSFNGTTAQ from the coding sequence ATGCCCCGCCCCGACGCGCAGGACAAGTATCTGGTTCCAGGCCTGGAACGGGGTCTGCGCGTCTTGTGCGAAGTGGGCAAGGGCGAATTGAACCTGACCGCGCCGGAACTGGCGCGGCGCCTGCAGGTTCCGCGAACTACCGTGTTCCGGCTCTTGTCTACGCTTGAGCATCTGGGTTTTGTCGCCCGCACCGACAGCCGCCGTGAATTTGGCCTGGGCATGTCGGTGCTGCGCCTGGGATTCGAATACCTGTCGTCGCTTGCATTGACCCAGCACGGCCTGCCGGTGCTTGAAGCACTGCGCGACGAGTGCGACTATTCCTGTCATCTGGTGGTGCGCGATGGCGCGCACATCGTCTATGTTGCCAAGGTAGCGTCCGAGCGGCCCCTGGCCAGCTCCGTCAACGTCGGCACCCGCCTTCCTGCTCATGCCACGGCGCTGGGCCGCGTACTGCTGCAGGACATGGACATCGACGCCTTGCGGCAACTGTTCCCGGTGCATCCGCTGCCGGCCCATTCCCCGTCCACGCCAACGTCGGTCGACGCGCTGGCGGCCATGCTCGAACTGGACCGCGCACGCGGTCATGTGTATTCGGAAGGTTTTTTCGAACCCGGGATTTCCACGGTCGCCGCCGCCGTTCGTGATGGCAACGGCCAGATAGTTGCCGCCCTGGGGGTGACCATCCCCCAGACGCGGATCGATGCCGACGCGTTGCGGGTGCTGGTCCAGCGCGCGCACCGCGCTGCCGGCGACCTGTCGGCGCGGCTTGCTGCCGACGCCGGCGCTGACATGACTTCTTCTTCGTCCCGCATTTCCTCTTCTTTCAACGGAACGACCGCTCAATGA
- a CDS encoding aldehyde dehydrogenase: MSNEKSLPICIAGEWRLGGGDRYATLYPATGEPHAWLNAASLDDVEEAIQGAHKAFRESGWAQKKPHERAAVLYRVAQLIRERSEELAQMQRLDNGKPISETRGLVASAAGTFQFFAAACETLEETITPSRGDFVTMSVYEPMGVVAAITPWNSPIASEAQKMAPALAAGCAVVVKPAEITPLAALELAKICEAAGVPKGLISVLPGKGSVLGDAITKHPLVKRVSFTGGTTTGKHIAHIAADKMMPVSMELGGKSPTMVFADADLDHAVNGILYGIFSSSGESCIAGSRLFVDASIYDEVLERLAAGAARLRVGDPADEKTQMGPLITGKHRESIEQYVALGVSEGGQIRTGGERPSVAGHENGYFYRPTIIEGLNNQNRTCQEEIFGPVLVAMPFSNERDLIEQANDSVYALAAGIWTRDFKKAWKIGREVQAGTVWINTYKQFSISTPFGGWRDSGLGREKGRLGILQYMEQKAMYWGTNEQPLGWAN; encoded by the coding sequence ATGAGCAACGAGAAGAGTCTTCCGATTTGTATCGCCGGCGAGTGGCGGCTGGGCGGCGGTGACCGCTACGCCACCCTGTACCCGGCCACCGGCGAGCCGCATGCGTGGCTGAACGCCGCCAGCCTGGACGACGTCGAAGAAGCGATCCAGGGCGCGCACAAGGCCTTCCGCGAAAGCGGCTGGGCCCAGAAGAAGCCGCACGAACGTGCCGCTGTTCTGTATCGCGTCGCGCAACTGATCCGCGAACGGTCCGAAGAACTGGCGCAGATGCAGCGCCTGGACAACGGCAAGCCGATCAGCGAAACGCGCGGCCTGGTGGCCAGCGCCGCCGGCACGTTCCAGTTCTTTGCCGCGGCCTGCGAGACCCTGGAAGAAACCATCACGCCATCGCGCGGCGATTTCGTCACCATGAGCGTGTACGAACCGATGGGTGTCGTTGCAGCCATCACGCCCTGGAATTCGCCGATCGCCAGCGAAGCGCAAAAAATGGCGCCGGCGCTGGCCGCCGGGTGCGCAGTGGTCGTCAAGCCTGCCGAAATCACGCCGCTGGCCGCGCTGGAACTGGCCAAGATTTGCGAAGCCGCCGGCGTGCCCAAGGGCCTGATCAGCGTGTTGCCGGGCAAGGGCTCGGTGCTGGGTGACGCGATCACCAAGCACCCGCTCGTCAAGCGTGTGTCGTTTACCGGTGGCACCACGACCGGAAAGCACATTGCGCACATCGCGGCCGACAAGATGATGCCGGTGTCGATGGAACTGGGCGGCAAGTCGCCCACCATGGTGTTTGCCGACGCCGACCTGGACCACGCCGTGAATGGCATCCTGTACGGCATCTTCAGTTCGTCGGGCGAATCGTGCATTGCCGGGTCGCGCCTGTTCGTCGACGCCAGCATCTATGACGAAGTGCTGGAACGCCTGGCGGCCGGCGCCGCCCGTCTGCGCGTGGGCGATCCGGCCGACGAAAAGACCCAGATGGGTCCGCTGATCACCGGCAAGCACCGCGAATCGATCGAACAATACGTGGCGCTGGGCGTGAGCGAAGGCGGCCAGATCCGCACGGGTGGCGAGCGTCCGAGCGTGGCCGGGCACGAAAACGGCTACTTCTATCGTCCTACCATCATCGAAGGCCTGAATAACCAGAACCGCACGTGCCAGGAAGAGATCTTCGGCCCGGTGCTGGTTGCCATGCCTTTCAGCAACGAACGCGACCTGATCGAGCAGGCCAACGACAGCGTGTACGCGCTGGCGGCCGGCATCTGGACGCGTGACTTCAAGAAGGCCTGGAAGATTGGCCGCGAAGTCCAGGCCGGCACCGTCTGGATCAACACCTACAAGCAGTTTTCCATCTCGACCCCGTTCGGCGGGTGGCGTGACAGCGGCCTGGGCCGCGAAAAAGGCCGCCTGGGTATCTTGCAATACATGGAACAGAAGGCCATGTATTGGGGCACCAACGAACAGCCGCTGGGCTGGGCAAACTGA
- a CDS encoding SDR family oxidoreductase yields the protein MTMYNLQGTVAVVTGGTSGIGLATVDLLLEAGAAVAFCGRDEAKLRSAREGLLTKYPGATIFADRCDVLVPEQVQAFAAAVEQNLGKASILVNNAGQGRVSTFENTENAAWLEEMQLKFFSVINPTRAFIPQLEQSDNAAIVCVNSLLAIQPEPHMVATSAARAGIHNLVRSLAFELSAKHIRVNGILLGLVESGQWRRRYENRSDKSLSWEAWTAGIANEKQIPLGRLGRPEEPARAIFFLATPLSSYTTGSHIDVSGGVCRHA from the coding sequence ATGACCATGTACAACCTCCAAGGCACCGTTGCCGTCGTGACCGGTGGCACTTCCGGGATCGGCCTTGCCACCGTCGACCTGCTGCTGGAAGCCGGCGCCGCCGTGGCCTTCTGTGGTCGCGATGAAGCCAAGCTGCGCAGTGCGCGCGAAGGCCTGCTGACCAAGTATCCCGGCGCCACGATCTTTGCCGATCGGTGCGACGTGCTGGTGCCCGAACAGGTGCAGGCGTTTGCCGCCGCGGTCGAGCAGAACCTGGGCAAGGCCAGCATTCTGGTGAACAACGCTGGTCAGGGCCGTGTGTCGACGTTTGAAAACACCGAAAACGCCGCCTGGCTCGAAGAAATGCAGCTCAAGTTCTTCTCGGTCATCAACCCGACGCGCGCCTTCATTCCTCAACTCGAACAGTCCGACAACGCCGCCATCGTGTGCGTGAACTCGCTGCTGGCAATCCAGCCCGAGCCCCACATGGTCGCCACGTCGGCTGCCCGCGCCGGCATCCACAACCTGGTGCGCTCGCTGGCATTTGAATTGAGCGCCAAACACATTCGCGTCAATGGCATCCTGCTCGGCCTGGTCGAGTCGGGCCAATGGCGCCGCCGCTACGAGAACCGCTCCGACAAGTCTTTGTCGTGGGAAGCGTGGACCGCCGGCATCGCCAACGAAAAGCAGATTCCCCTGGGCCGCCTCGGCCGCCCCGAAGAACCTGCACGCGCCATCTTTTTCCTAGCCACGCCCTTGTCGTCCTATACGACGGGCAGCCATATCGATGTTTCCGGAGGGGTCTGCCGTCATGCCTGA